The Coffea arabica cultivar ET-39 chromosome 3c, Coffea Arabica ET-39 HiFi, whole genome shotgun sequence genome contains a region encoding:
- the LOC113735281 gene encoding S-adenosylmethionine decarboxylase proenzyme 4-like — protein sequence MAMSGFEGFEKRLELHFSGDDPVNGISLRQLDFESIEEVLHAVQCTVVSAVGNQYFDAYVLSESSLFVYPTKIIIKTCGTTQLLKSICPLLHLACDIGLTLSVCRYTRGSFIFPKAQPYPHSSFKEEVIYLEESLPSHLCYRKASVMPSKMSSHSWHVFSACDESHMLMQNFESDHQDFFTIEVCMTELDRVLARKFYRHPNDGKNGDTAGKEMTEITGIVDINPNALICDFAFDPCGYSMNGIDNDRYSTIHVTPEDGFSYASFEFVGSIYDDHNAIVEVLKKVVQVFRPGTMSVATTSTGHEAWTKVASAVEPVGMKCRSCTVDEFPAAGTVVFQTFTPRRK from the coding sequence ATGGCTATGTCTGGATTTGAAGGGTTTGAGAAGAGACTAGAGCTTCATTTCTCTGGCGATGATCCGGTGAACGGAATCAGTCTCCGGCAGCTGGATTTTGAGTCAATAGAGGAGGTGTTGCATGCAGTGCAATGCACAGTGGTATCAGCTGTGGGGAACCAGTATTTTGATGCCTACGTATTATCAGAATCGAGTCTCTTCGTTTACCCTACAAAGATCATCATCAAGACTTGTGGGACTACTCAGCTGTTAAAATCCATCTGTCCATTGCTGCACTTGGCTTGCGATATTGGCCTCACCTTGAGTGTGTGTAGGTACACCAGAGGTAGCTTCATTTTCCCCAAAGCTCAGCCTTACCCTCATTCAAGCTTCAAGGAAGAAGTTATCTACTTGGAAGAGAGTTTGCCTAGCCATCTCTGTTACAGGAAGGCCTCAGTTATGCCTTCAAAGATGTCTTCTCATTCATGGCATGTTTTTTCTGCATGTGATGAGTCTCACATGTTGATGCAAAACTTTGAGAGCGACCATCAAGATTTTTTCACTATTGAAGTTTGCATGACGGAGCTGGATCGTGTTCTCGCTCGTAAGTTTTACCGGCATCCAAACGACGGAAAAAACGGCGACACAGCCGGAAAGGAGATGACGGAGATAACAGGGATTGTTGATATTAATCCTAATGCACTTATTTGCGACTTTGCATTTGATCCGTGTGGCtattccatgaatggaattgatAATGACCGTTACTCTACCATCCACGTAACCCCGGAGGATGGTTTCAGTTATGCAAGTTTTGAGTTTGTTGGTTCCATTTATGATGATCATAATGCTATTGTGGAGGTGTTAAAGAAGGTGGTGCAAGTTTTCCGGCCGGGAACAATGTCGGTGGCGACGACCAGCACTGGTCATGAAGCATGGACAAAGGTTGCCAGTGCAGTCGAGCCAGTGGGGATGAAATGCAGGAGTTGCACGGTGGACGAGTTCCCAGCAGCAGGCACCGTCGTGTTTCAAACTTTCACACCTCGTCGGAAATAG
- the LOC113734040 gene encoding probable galacturonosyltransferase-like 4, which produces MANWSCNTSCISLAGLLSLLLLQPLTTTTSFTNGIRVNLVPKPASAILSFREAPAFRNGNECSSSSKKDNIHIVMPLDINYIRGTVAAILSILQHSTCPENVSFHFLSLRLEPGISSLIKSTFPYLTFRVYHFDSNLVRGKISKSIRQALDQPLNYARIYLSDILPRDVERVIYVDSDIIVVDDIAKLWGVDLGDHVLAAPEYCHANFTTYFTDTFWSDVNLARTFEGRRPCYFNTGVMVVDVDKWRKGGYTQKVEEWMVIQKQRKIYHLGSLPPILLVFAGNIEAVDHRWNQHGLGGDNFEGKCRSLHPGPISLLHWSGKGKPWLRLDSRKPCTVDYLWAPYDLYRSSRIALEE; this is translated from the coding sequence ATGGCCAATTGGAGCTGCAACACCTCTTGTATCTCCCTCGCTGGCCTCCTGTCTCTCCTCCTCTTGCAGCCCCTCACAACCACCACCTCTTTCACCAATGGCATTCGCGTCAACCTCGTTCCTAAGCCTGCATCCGCCATCCTCTCCTTTCGGGAGGCACCGGCTTTTCGCAATGGCAACGAATGCAGCAGCTCAAGCAAGAAAGATAACATCCATATAGTCATGCCCCTTGATATAAACTACATCCGCGGCACGGTTGCCgccattttgtcaattttacAGCATTCGACATGCCCTGAGAACGTTTCCTTCCACTTTCTTTCCCTGCGTCTCGAGCCTGGGATATCCTCATTGATCAAATCCACCTTCCCTTACCTCACTTTCAGAGTCTACCACTTCGATTCCAATCTTGTTCGCGGAAAAATCTCCAAGTCCATCAGACAAGCCTTGGATCAGCCTCTGAACTATGCAAGAATCTATCTTTCTGATATTCTCCCTAGGGATGTGGAACGTGTGATTTATGTCGACTCGGACATAATCGTCGTCGACGACATTGCAAAGCTGTGGGGTGTGGACTTGGGAGACCACGTCCTGGCTGCGCCAGAGTACTGCCATGCAAATTTCACGACATATTTTACGGACACATTTTGGTCCGATGTCAACCTGGCGAGAACTTTTGAAGGAAGAAGACCTTGCTACTTCAACACAGGCGTAATGGTGGTTGATGTTGATAAGTGGAGAAAAGGGGGATACACACAGAAGGTTGAAGAGTGGATGGTCATACAGAAGCAAAGGAAAATTTATCATCTGGGGTCTTTGCCTCCAATTTTGCTCGTATTTGCAGGCAATATTGAGGCAGTGGATCACAGATGGAACCAACATGGTTTAGGTGGTGATAACTTTGAAGGCAAGTGTAGAAGTCTTCACCCTGGACCAATTAGCCTGTTGCATTGGAGCGGTAAGGGGAAGCCGTGGTTAAGATTGGACTCCAGGAAGCCATGCACGGTGGACTACCTATGGGCTCCATATGATCTCTACCGTTCATCTAGAATTGCATTAGAAGAATGA
- the LOC113734039 gene encoding AP-5 complex subunit mu-like isoform X3, producing MAGGCSIRAIWILSSQDAVVYSRRFPVVERRWRLACDKESQSAGATDSLKVVPYLPTDSELAAAFIDRKKREGSVRGFGIRTSHSVKGSDSWVDDPITRHIISLNIDKEEQGESHFIWPVILHVKGPFYLLALPLVEPHHLKTYARMCNRSDCGNTIGEDENLSSLLLDLPSITGAFMVVHTIGDIVTGDITEPEVVASASPSVGGLLDSLTGSIGISGRAKPVATPIAASATSSTSVSGTLASDAPKIGSRSLDKDALQSFISSAMPFGTPMDLSYSNISAMKMNGFSSVDVPSADSKQPAWKPYLYRGKQRILFTIHETVHVAMYDRDEIPDSITASGQVNCRAELEGLPDVSFPLTGLGSAHVELLSFHPCAQVPEHGGDKHAVTFSPPLGNFLLMRYQVSDGIRPPVKGFYQLSMVSENEGAFLFKLRLMEGYKTPLSLEFCTVTMLFPRRMVVSCDGTPSIGTVFSTERSVEWRIITSGRGVSGKSIEATFSGTLKFVPWQTKKPPSSGSVFGSIDDEDSDFETDSPNNIVNVEDFLAEKMSKDLQAVDLEEPFCWQAYSYAKVSIFPAVKAPVELSAQVTSGEYILWNTLGKCPVAATRKA from the exons ATGGCGGGCGGTTGTAGCATTAGAGCTATCTGGATCCTCAGCAGCCAAGATGCCGTCGTTTACTCCAG GAGGTTTCCGGTGGTGGAGAGGCGGTGGCGGCTGGCTTGCGACAAAGAAAGCCAGTCTGCGGGTGCCACCGATAGTCTTAAGGTGGTCCCCTACCTTCCTACCGATTCTGAATTAGCAGCGGCTTTTATTGATCGCAAAAAGAg GGAAGGATCTGTTCGTGGATTTGGCATAAGGACAAGTCACTCTGTTAAAGGATCAGATTCATGGGTGGATGATCCTATCACACGTCACATAATAAGCCTAAATATTGATAAAGAAGAGCAAGGAGAGAGTCATTTTATATGGCCCGTTATTCTACATGTAAAGGGCCCATTTTACCTTCTTGCACTGCCTTTGGTTGAGCCCCATCATCTAAAGACATATGCAAGGATGTGTAACCGGTCAGATTGTGGGAATACTATTGGCGAAGATGAGAATTTATCTTCTCTCTTGCTTGATCTTCCATCCATCACAGG GGCATTTATGGTGGTACATACAATTGGTGACATTGTAACAGGAGATATTACAGAACCTGAAGTAGTTGCAAGTGCATCTCCCTCTGTAGGAGGGTTGTTGGATTCCCTGACTGGAAGCATAGGAATATCAGGTAGAGCAAAACCTGTTGCAACTCCAATTGCAGCATCCGCCACCTCAAGCACCTCTGTTAGTGGAACTCTAGCATCTGACGCTCCAAAAATTGGCTCAAGGTCCCTGGACAAAGATGCACTCCAGTCCTTTATCAGCAGTGCAATGCCCTTTG GTACACCAATGGACCTCAGTTATTCTAACATTTCTGCTATGAAGATGAATGGATTTTCTTCAGTCGATGTGCCTTCTGCAGATAGCAAGCAACCGGCATGGAAGCCTTATCTCTATAGGGGAAAGCAGAGGATACTCTTTACAATTCATGAGACTGTTCATGTTGCAATGTATGACCGAGACGAGATTCCTGACTCCATAACAGCATCTGGTCAAGTGAATTGTAGAGCAGAGTTAGAAGGATTACCTGATGTTTCCTTTCCCTTGACAGGTTTGGGTTCTGCTCATGTTGAGCTATTATCTTTCCATCCCTGTGCTCAAGTTCCAGAGCATGGTGGAGATAAGCATGCTGTAACATTTTCACCACCATTAGGAAACTTTCTGTTAATGCGTTATCAGGTATCTGATGGCATTAGACCTCCAGTAAAGGGGTTTTACCAGCTCTCAATGGTCTCTGAAAATGAAGGTGCCTTCTTGTTTAAGTTGCGCCTTATGGAGGGTTATAAAACGCCTTTATCATTGGAATTCTGTACAGTGACTATGCTTTTTCCTAGGAGAATGGTGGTTTCCTGTGACGGGACACCTTCTATAGGAACAGTCTTCAGTACGGAGCGCTCAGTTGAATGGAGAATTATAACCAGTGGACGAGGTGTTTCTGGAAAGAGCATTGAAGCAACATTTTCTGGAACTTTGAAGTTTGTTCCATGGCAGACTAAAAAACCACCATCCTCTGGGTCAGTGTTTGGGAGTATAGATGATGAAGATAGTGATTTTGAAACAGACTCGCCTAATAACATCGTAAATGTGGAGGATTTTCTTGCGGAGAAAATGAGCAAGGACCTTCAGGCAGTTGATCTGGAAGAACCATTCTGTTGGCAGGCATACAGTTATGCCAAA GTTAGTATTTTTCCTGCTGTTAAAGCACCTGTAGAGTTATCGGCACAG GTTACATCAGGAGAGTATATTCTGTGGAATACATTAGGAAAATGTCCTGTTGCAGCCACACGTAAAGCCTAG
- the LOC113734039 gene encoding AP-5 complex subunit mu-like isoform X2 produces the protein MPLRSSRFPVVERRWRLACDKESQSAGATDSLKVVPYLPTDSELAAAFIDRKKREGSVRGFGIRTSHSVKGSDSWVDDPITRHIISLNIDKEEQGESHFIWPVILHVKGPFYLLALPLVEPHHLKTYARMCNRSDCGNTIGEDENLSSLLLDLPSITGAFMVVHTIGDIVTGDITEPEVVASASPSVGGLLDSLTGSIGISGRAKPVATPIAASATSSTSVSGTLASDAPKIGSRSLDKDALQSFISSAMPFGTPMDLSYSNISAMKMNGFSSVDVPSADSKQPAWKPYLYRGKQRILFTIHETVHVAMYDRDEIPDSITASGQVNCRAELEGLPDVSFPLTGLGSAHVELLSFHPCAQVPEHGGDKHAVTFSPPLGNFLLMRYQVSDGIRPPVKGFYQLSMVSENEGAFLFKLRLMEGYKTPLSLEFCTVTMLFPRRMVVSCDGTPSIGTVFSTERSVEWRIITSGRGVSGKSIEATFSGTLKFVPWQTKKPPSSGSVFGSIDDEDSDFETDSPNNIVNVEDFLAEKMSKDLQAVDLEEPFCWQAYSYAKVSFKMVGSTLSGMSIDPKSVSIFPAVKAPVELSAQVTSGEYILWNTLGKCPVAATRKA, from the exons ATGCCACTCCGGAGCTC GAGGTTTCCGGTGGTGGAGAGGCGGTGGCGGCTGGCTTGCGACAAAGAAAGCCAGTCTGCGGGTGCCACCGATAGTCTTAAGGTGGTCCCCTACCTTCCTACCGATTCTGAATTAGCAGCGGCTTTTATTGATCGCAAAAAGAg GGAAGGATCTGTTCGTGGATTTGGCATAAGGACAAGTCACTCTGTTAAAGGATCAGATTCATGGGTGGATGATCCTATCACACGTCACATAATAAGCCTAAATATTGATAAAGAAGAGCAAGGAGAGAGTCATTTTATATGGCCCGTTATTCTACATGTAAAGGGCCCATTTTACCTTCTTGCACTGCCTTTGGTTGAGCCCCATCATCTAAAGACATATGCAAGGATGTGTAACCGGTCAGATTGTGGGAATACTATTGGCGAAGATGAGAATTTATCTTCTCTCTTGCTTGATCTTCCATCCATCACAGG GGCATTTATGGTGGTACATACAATTGGTGACATTGTAACAGGAGATATTACAGAACCTGAAGTAGTTGCAAGTGCATCTCCCTCTGTAGGAGGGTTGTTGGATTCCCTGACTGGAAGCATAGGAATATCAGGTAGAGCAAAACCTGTTGCAACTCCAATTGCAGCATCCGCCACCTCAAGCACCTCTGTTAGTGGAACTCTAGCATCTGACGCTCCAAAAATTGGCTCAAGGTCCCTGGACAAAGATGCACTCCAGTCCTTTATCAGCAGTGCAATGCCCTTTG GTACACCAATGGACCTCAGTTATTCTAACATTTCTGCTATGAAGATGAATGGATTTTCTTCAGTCGATGTGCCTTCTGCAGATAGCAAGCAACCGGCATGGAAGCCTTATCTCTATAGGGGAAAGCAGAGGATACTCTTTACAATTCATGAGACTGTTCATGTTGCAATGTATGACCGAGACGAGATTCCTGACTCCATAACAGCATCTGGTCAAGTGAATTGTAGAGCAGAGTTAGAAGGATTACCTGATGTTTCCTTTCCCTTGACAGGTTTGGGTTCTGCTCATGTTGAGCTATTATCTTTCCATCCCTGTGCTCAAGTTCCAGAGCATGGTGGAGATAAGCATGCTGTAACATTTTCACCACCATTAGGAAACTTTCTGTTAATGCGTTATCAGGTATCTGATGGCATTAGACCTCCAGTAAAGGGGTTTTACCAGCTCTCAATGGTCTCTGAAAATGAAGGTGCCTTCTTGTTTAAGTTGCGCCTTATGGAGGGTTATAAAACGCCTTTATCATTGGAATTCTGTACAGTGACTATGCTTTTTCCTAGGAGAATGGTGGTTTCCTGTGACGGGACACCTTCTATAGGAACAGTCTTCAGTACGGAGCGCTCAGTTGAATGGAGAATTATAACCAGTGGACGAGGTGTTTCTGGAAAGAGCATTGAAGCAACATTTTCTGGAACTTTGAAGTTTGTTCCATGGCAGACTAAAAAACCACCATCCTCTGGGTCAGTGTTTGGGAGTATAGATGATGAAGATAGTGATTTTGAAACAGACTCGCCTAATAACATCGTAAATGTGGAGGATTTTCTTGCGGAGAAAATGAGCAAGGACCTTCAGGCAGTTGATCTGGAAGAACCATTCTGTTGGCAGGCATACAGTTATGCCAAA GTGTCTTTCAAGATGGTCGGATCGACATTATCTGGCATGTCCATTGATCCAAAATCT GTTAGTATTTTTCCTGCTGTTAAAGCACCTGTAGAGTTATCGGCACAG GTTACATCAGGAGAGTATATTCTGTGGAATACATTAGGAAAATGTCCTGTTGCAGCCACACGTAAAGCCTAG
- the LOC113734039 gene encoding AP-5 complex subunit mu-like isoform X1, with protein MAGGCSIRAIWILSSQDAVVYSRRFPVVERRWRLACDKESQSAGATDSLKVVPYLPTDSELAAAFIDRKKREGSVRGFGIRTSHSVKGSDSWVDDPITRHIISLNIDKEEQGESHFIWPVILHVKGPFYLLALPLVEPHHLKTYARMCNRSDCGNTIGEDENLSSLLLDLPSITGAFMVVHTIGDIVTGDITEPEVVASASPSVGGLLDSLTGSIGISGRAKPVATPIAASATSSTSVSGTLASDAPKIGSRSLDKDALQSFISSAMPFGTPMDLSYSNISAMKMNGFSSVDVPSADSKQPAWKPYLYRGKQRILFTIHETVHVAMYDRDEIPDSITASGQVNCRAELEGLPDVSFPLTGLGSAHVELLSFHPCAQVPEHGGDKHAVTFSPPLGNFLLMRYQVSDGIRPPVKGFYQLSMVSENEGAFLFKLRLMEGYKTPLSLEFCTVTMLFPRRMVVSCDGTPSIGTVFSTERSVEWRIITSGRGVSGKSIEATFSGTLKFVPWQTKKPPSSGSVFGSIDDEDSDFETDSPNNIVNVEDFLAEKMSKDLQAVDLEEPFCWQAYSYAKVSFKMVGSTLSGMSIDPKSVSIFPAVKAPVELSAQVTSGEYILWNTLGKCPVAATRKA; from the exons ATGGCGGGCGGTTGTAGCATTAGAGCTATCTGGATCCTCAGCAGCCAAGATGCCGTCGTTTACTCCAG GAGGTTTCCGGTGGTGGAGAGGCGGTGGCGGCTGGCTTGCGACAAAGAAAGCCAGTCTGCGGGTGCCACCGATAGTCTTAAGGTGGTCCCCTACCTTCCTACCGATTCTGAATTAGCAGCGGCTTTTATTGATCGCAAAAAGAg GGAAGGATCTGTTCGTGGATTTGGCATAAGGACAAGTCACTCTGTTAAAGGATCAGATTCATGGGTGGATGATCCTATCACACGTCACATAATAAGCCTAAATATTGATAAAGAAGAGCAAGGAGAGAGTCATTTTATATGGCCCGTTATTCTACATGTAAAGGGCCCATTTTACCTTCTTGCACTGCCTTTGGTTGAGCCCCATCATCTAAAGACATATGCAAGGATGTGTAACCGGTCAGATTGTGGGAATACTATTGGCGAAGATGAGAATTTATCTTCTCTCTTGCTTGATCTTCCATCCATCACAGG GGCATTTATGGTGGTACATACAATTGGTGACATTGTAACAGGAGATATTACAGAACCTGAAGTAGTTGCAAGTGCATCTCCCTCTGTAGGAGGGTTGTTGGATTCCCTGACTGGAAGCATAGGAATATCAGGTAGAGCAAAACCTGTTGCAACTCCAATTGCAGCATCCGCCACCTCAAGCACCTCTGTTAGTGGAACTCTAGCATCTGACGCTCCAAAAATTGGCTCAAGGTCCCTGGACAAAGATGCACTCCAGTCCTTTATCAGCAGTGCAATGCCCTTTG GTACACCAATGGACCTCAGTTATTCTAACATTTCTGCTATGAAGATGAATGGATTTTCTTCAGTCGATGTGCCTTCTGCAGATAGCAAGCAACCGGCATGGAAGCCTTATCTCTATAGGGGAAAGCAGAGGATACTCTTTACAATTCATGAGACTGTTCATGTTGCAATGTATGACCGAGACGAGATTCCTGACTCCATAACAGCATCTGGTCAAGTGAATTGTAGAGCAGAGTTAGAAGGATTACCTGATGTTTCCTTTCCCTTGACAGGTTTGGGTTCTGCTCATGTTGAGCTATTATCTTTCCATCCCTGTGCTCAAGTTCCAGAGCATGGTGGAGATAAGCATGCTGTAACATTTTCACCACCATTAGGAAACTTTCTGTTAATGCGTTATCAGGTATCTGATGGCATTAGACCTCCAGTAAAGGGGTTTTACCAGCTCTCAATGGTCTCTGAAAATGAAGGTGCCTTCTTGTTTAAGTTGCGCCTTATGGAGGGTTATAAAACGCCTTTATCATTGGAATTCTGTACAGTGACTATGCTTTTTCCTAGGAGAATGGTGGTTTCCTGTGACGGGACACCTTCTATAGGAACAGTCTTCAGTACGGAGCGCTCAGTTGAATGGAGAATTATAACCAGTGGACGAGGTGTTTCTGGAAAGAGCATTGAAGCAACATTTTCTGGAACTTTGAAGTTTGTTCCATGGCAGACTAAAAAACCACCATCCTCTGGGTCAGTGTTTGGGAGTATAGATGATGAAGATAGTGATTTTGAAACAGACTCGCCTAATAACATCGTAAATGTGGAGGATTTTCTTGCGGAGAAAATGAGCAAGGACCTTCAGGCAGTTGATCTGGAAGAACCATTCTGTTGGCAGGCATACAGTTATGCCAAA GTGTCTTTCAAGATGGTCGGATCGACATTATCTGGCATGTCCATTGATCCAAAATCT GTTAGTATTTTTCCTGCTGTTAAAGCACCTGTAGAGTTATCGGCACAG GTTACATCAGGAGAGTATATTCTGTGGAATACATTAGGAAAATGTCCTGTTGCAGCCACACGTAAAGCCTAG